In a single window of the Biomphalaria glabrata chromosome 13, xgBioGlab47.1, whole genome shotgun sequence genome:
- the LOC129922380 gene encoding uncharacterized protein LOC129922380, with protein sequence MGGVDRFDQLSSYYPVGRKSVKWWRYIFRFLLQTAVINSWIIYATSHRPRPKSLSQGHLEFWLEISTALLKGNIVRKRKQSNLQPSTQGVGMSDLEHRLIRMVGNKRAYHWCMKNKQFGKRNRAHETVYGCNLCQIRLCKGECFSKFHNSLTLPSHA encoded by the coding sequence ATGGGAGGTGTTGACAGATTTGATCAGCTCTCATCCTACTATCCAGTAGGAAGGAAATCTGTCAAATGGTGGAGATACATTTTTCGATTTCTCCTCCAGACTGCTGTCATCAACAGCTGGATCATTTATGCTACCTCTCACAGGCCCAGACCCAAAAGCCTATCTCAAGGACATCTAGAGTTTTGGCTTGAGATAAGCACAGCCCTTCTAAAGGGAAACATTGTTCGTAAAAGGAAGCAAAGCAATCTACAACCATCAACTCAAGGAGTTGGCATGAGTGATCTTGAGCATAGGCTCATTCGAATGGTGGGAAACAAACGTGCCTACCATTGGTGTATGAAGAACAAACAGTTTGGAAAAAGAAACAGAGCACATGAAACTGTTTATGGATGTAATCTCTGTCAAATAAGACTCTGTAAAGGAGAATGTTTCTCTAAATTTCATAACTCACTGACACTTCCAAGTCATGCTTAA
- the LOC106053534 gene encoding centromere protein S-like, translating into MAKAKPSDRSIGEEFDSLPNEQKLKAAMYYSIKEIAKEVEQEMEVSISAQVLATVSESLNRQAEYYALDLENFAKHAKRTTINTDDVKLLARRNDTLLQHLNEILAEETASKTASKPIAKATKKAKKSAKVADSDMQES; encoded by the exons ATGGCTAAGGCTAAGCCCAGTGATCGCAGTATCGGCGAAGAATTCGACAGCCTTCCAAATGAACAG AAACTGAAAGCCGCAATGTATTATAGTATAAAAGAAATCGCTAAAGAGGTGGAGCAAGAAATGGAGGTGTCAATCAGTGCCCAAGTTCTGGCCACTGTATCTGAAAGTTTAAACAGACAAGCTGAATATTACGCCTTAGATCTAGAAAACTTTGCCAA ACATGCCAAGCGCACAACAATCAACactgatgatgtaaagttatTAGCAAGAAGGAATGATACTTTa CTGCAACATTTGAATGAAATTCTTGCTGAGGAGACAGCTTCCAAGACAGCTTCAAAACCAATTGCAAAAGCTACAAAGAAAGCCAAGAAGTCAGCTAAAGTTGCAGATAGTGACATGCAGGAAAGTTGA